TCGCGGCGAGGCGGTGGTGGCGCAGGTCGGGCCGCCGGAGATCGGCGGGCGCTTCTTCTACAACGCGGACCTGAGCGGATTCAACTTCCGCCCCGAGCGCGTGCCGCTGGGCGTGGTGCTGGACACGCTGCTGCGCGACCTGGACAGCGCCCAGCCACCGGCGATCTATGTCGGCTCCACCACGCTGGACACCTACCTGCCCGGCCTGCGTGCCGCCAACCCGATCGCGCTGGGGCAGGCCGCGCCGCTGGGCAGCATCTGGATCGGCAACCGCACCCGCATCGCCGCCCACCAGGACCTGCCGGACAACCTGGCCTGCGTGGTCGCCGGCCGCCGCCGCTTCACCCTGTTTCCGCCGGACCAGCTGACCAATCTCTACATCGGCCCGCTGGATCTCACCCCGGCCGGGCAGCCGATCAGCCTGGTGGACATCGCCGCGCCGGATCTGCAGCGCTTTCCGCGCTATGCCCAGGCGCTGGAGCACGCGGTGGTGGCCGAACTGGAGCCGGGCGATGCGCTGTTCATTCCCAGCATGTGGTGGCATCACGTCCAGGCGCTGGACGGCTTCAACGTGCTGGTGAATTTCTGGTGGCGACAGAGCCCGGCCTATATGGATTCGCCGATGAACGCGCTGATGCTGGCGCTGCTCACCGTGCGCGACCTGCCGCCCGAGCAGCGCGCCACCTGGCAGGAGGTGTTCCGCCATTACGTGTTCGAGCCGGATGCGCACACCGCCGCCCACGTGCCCGAGGCCGCGCGCGGCGTGCTGGCGCCGATGGACGACACCCGTGCCCGCACCCTGCGCGCACGGCTGCTGCAACGTTTGAATCGCTGAGGATTGCCGATGGACCCTGCCGCCGCTTCCGATCCACGCCAGCGCCCGGTACGGCGCGTGGTCATCGCCGGTGGCGGCACCGCCGGCTGGATGGCCGCGGCCGCCCTGTCCAAGCTGCTTGGCCGGCAGTTGCAGATCACCTTGGTGGAATCGGACGAGATCGGCACCGTGGGCGTGGGCGAAGCCACCATCCCCAGCCTGGTCACCTTCCATCGCCTGCTGGAGATCGACGAGGCTGCCTTCATGGCCGCCACCCAGGCCACCTTCAAGCTCGGCATCGCCTTCGAGCACTGGCGCGATGTGGACAGGCACTACATCCACTCCTTCGGCCATACCGGCACCGATCACTGGAGCGCAGGCTTCCACCACTTCTGGCTGAAGGGCCAGCAGCGCGGGGTGGCGCGCGACTTCGGCGACTACTGCCTGGAACTGCGCGCCACCCAGGAAGGGCGGTTTGCCCACCTGCCCAGCGGCGGCATGAACTATGCCTACCACCTGGATGCCGGCCTGTATGCGCGCTTCCTGCGCCGCTTCAGCGAAGGCTTGGGGGTGCAGCGCATCGAGGGGCGCATCGGCCAGGTCGAGACCGACCCGGAGAGCGGCTTCCTCACCGCGCTGACCCTGCAGAACGGCGCCCGCGTGGAGGGCGACCTGTTCATCGATTGCACCGGCTTTGCCGGCTTGCTGATCGGCAAGACGCTGGGCGTGGGCAGCGAGGACTGGTCGCAGTGGCTGTTCGCCGACAGCGCGCTGGCGGTGCAGACCGAGTCGGTGGGCCCGCCGGTGACCTACACCCGCGCGCGCGCCGACCAGTCGGGCTGGATGTGGCGCATTCCGCTGCAGCACCGGGTGGGCAACGGCATCGTCTATTCCAGCCGCTACACCGACCAGGACAGCGCCCGGGCGGTACTGGAGCGCAACCTGCAGGGACGCGCGTTGACCGAACCGCGCGCGCTGCGCTTCACCCCCAACCAGCGCCACCGCGTGTGGGAGAAGAACTGCGTGGCGCTGGGGCTGGCCAGCGGCTTCCTGGAGCCGATCGAGTCCACCAACATCCATCTGATCCAGCGCGGCATCGTGCGCCTGCTGCAGACCTTTCCGCAGGTCATCCATCCGGTGGACATCGCCGAATACAACCGCCAGGCCACCGAGGAGATCGCCCATATCCGCGATTTCGTGATCCTGCACTACCACGCCACCGATCGCCGCGACACGCCGTTCTGGCGCGACTGCGCCGCCATGGACATCCCCGACTCGCTGCGCCACCGGATCGCGCTGTTCCGCGAGGGCGGGCGGGTGTTCCATCGCGCCAACGAATTGTTCGCGGAGAATTCGTGGGTGCAGGTGATGCTGGGCCAGGGCATCACGCCCCGTCAGCACCACCCGGTGGCCGACCTGATGGGCGATGCGGAGCTGAGCCATTTTCTGGAGGGCATCCGCCAGCGCGTGGACGCCACCGTGACCAGGTTGCCGCCACATGCGGACTTTTTGCGACACCATTGCCCGGCCGCCCCGCTGCCCGCCCCGCCCGCCCGGCTGCCGGCCGACGCCGCACTGGCGCCCCCGGCACGATGAATTTCGCATCCGGCATGCGCAACCCTTGGCTTACACCGCCCCAGCAATGCTAGATTGCGGCATTGCCGTCCATTGCGGGAACAATGGCCGGCGCTCGCCGCAACGCTATCTTTCGCACTCGGGGTAAGGGGGACGCATGTTGGATCTGACACAGGGCCGTATGGCACGCCGGATCGCGCCGGTCATTTTGCTGGTTGGCTTGGCTGCCTGCTCCAAGCAGGAAGACAAGGCCGCCACCACCACGCCAGCTGCCGGCACCACGCCGACCACGCAGGCGCCGACGCCGGCCACCGCGGTGTCGCCGCAGGTGCAGTCGATGGCCACCGACCAGTTGCGCGAATCGGCCACCAAGGCGCTGCAGGACAACCGCATGTACGCCCCGGCCGGCGACAACGCGGTGGAGTACTACCTGGCGCTGCGCGAGAAGCAGCCGCAGGACGCCACCGTCAACAGCGCGTTGACCGACCTGCTGCCGTACACCCTGATCGCCGCCGAACAGGGCATCAGCCGCGAAGAATTCCCCGAGGCGCAGCGGTTGATCGCGCTGATCGAAAAGGTCGACCCCAAGGCACCGGCACTGCCGCGCCTGAAGAGCGGCCTGGAAACCGGCATGAAGACCGCCGCCAGCCGCTCCGAGCAGGATGCCGAGCAGGCCAAGAAGCTGGTCGAGGACAAGGCCAAGCAGGCCGCCGAGCAGAAGCGCCTGGCCGAACAGCAGTCGCGCGAAGCTGCCGCTGCCCAGCAGATTGCCGCCCAGCAGGACGCCGCACGCCAGCAGGCGGCCGAAGCCGAGCGCCAGGCCGCGGCCAAACGGCCTGCCGAACCGGCAACGCCGACGCCCGCCGCACCGCGCCCCACACCGGCGGCCGCGGCCGCTGCACCGGCGGCGCAATCACTGCGCCCGATCAGCACCCCGGCACCGCGCTACCCGCCCGAAGCGCTGCGCGCCGGCACCTCCGGCGAAGTGCTGGTGGAACTCACCGTCGGCACCGACGGCTCGATCACCGCCTCGCGCGTGCTGCGGGCCAACCCGCCGCGCGTGTTCGATCGCGAAGCGCTCAACGCCGTGAAGCGCTGGCGCTTCGAACCGGTGGCCGCACCGGTGACCACCCGCCGCACGCTGTCGTTCAATCCGGGCGGTTGATGCGGCTGCTGAGTCCGCGCGCCGAGTGGAGAGCCCGGCGCTAGGACTGGAACTGGAACTGGGATCGGGAACAGTCTCCAGCGCGAGCTACCTGCCCATTGGCCGCTGCGGATCGACGCCATCGAGAGTAGACACGCAAAGGCCCGCAGCACTGCGGGCCTTTATGCATCTGGTTGCATCAGCGATAGCGATGCGACGCCATCGGTAACGCTCCATCGCGGCCCGGGCCGCTCCTACGTTGGATGCCGAACGAGTGATGCGGGAGGCGGAAGCCTTGCTGCAATGGCGCTGCATGGGTGAATCGTGTGCCGCCAGGACACTGACGATCAGCGCATCGCGCCGACCAACGCGAAATGCCGTGGCATCCGCGCACCGGCATCCCCTCAACCGCCGCAATCCTGTAGGAGCGGACCTGGCCGCGAGGGCTTTACCGCGATCGACGACGCGTTCATCGCCATCGGTAACGCTCCATCGCGGCCCCGGCCGCTCCTACGCTGGATGCGGAACGACTGGGGCACGCGGCAGAAGCATCGAGCAGCACCTACCCCGAAATGGCCAGGCGTTCCTGGTGGTAACGACGTACCGCCGCGTACCACAGCACCGCCGCCACGCCGAAGCCGGCCAGCAGATACACCGCCCAGGTCTGCGCACTGATGGTCTCGTGGCGGATCACCTTGAGCAGCATCTGGTTCTGCGCCAGGAACGGCACCGCGAAGTGCCACAGCTGCGTCTTCAGCGGATACGCCATCAATGCATAGCCCGGCAGCATCGGCAGCAGCAGCAGCCAGGTCATGTGCGCCTGCGCCTCTTTCATGCTCTTGGCCGCAGCGGCCAGATAGGTCAGCAACGAGGTCCCCACGAACAGCATCGGCACCAGGATGAACAGCATCTGCAGCATCGGCACGAAGCCAACATTGAGCTGGCGCCCCAGGTTGGAGGTGGACAACTGCGCGCTGAGCTTGAACGCCAGCAAGGTGAGCAGCAACGACACCATCCCGATCACGCAGGCGGCGGCGATCTTGCCGCTGACGATCGCACCGCGCGGTGCAGGCGTGGCCAGCAACGGCTCCAGCGACTGACGTTCGCGCTCGCCGGCGGTGGCGTCCAGGATCAGCGAGGCGCCACCCAGGAACGAGGTGATCACCAGCAGCACCGGCAACAGCATCGCCATGACCTGGCCGCGCTTGGCATCGGCGGTGGCCAGGTCCTGCGCGGCCACTTCCAGCGGCCTGCCCACCTGCGCATCGATGCCACGCGCCAGCAGACGCAGTGCACCCACCTGCTGGCTGTAGGCACTCAATGCCGCCTGCAGGCGCATGCTCGGCACGTCGGCCTCGCGGCGGGTGCTGTCCTTGATGATCTCCACCAGCGCCGGACGCCCTTCGCGCCAGTCCTGCGCATAGCTGTCGCTGATGCGCAGCGCCACATCCACGTCCTGGTTGCGAATGGCCGCGGTCATGTCGGCCGGTGGCGCGACCGCGTTGAGCCCCTGCGCGGCCAGGAAGCGCACCAGATTGGGAGCGTGCTCGCGACCGAGCGTGGGAATGTCCAGCGGCTTGTCGATCTGGGTACGCACGCGGCTTTCGCTCAACGCGCCCATGCCCAGGATCAGGATCGGATACAGCAACGGCGACAGCAGCAAGGCCAGCGCCAGCGTGCGGCGGTCGCGCGAGATATCGCGCAGTTCCTTGCGCAATACCGTCCACAAGGTGGCCAACGGGGATGTCTTGCTCATGCGTGCAGTCCCTCTTCCGATCCGATCGCCTTGACGAAGGCGTCTTCGAGATTGTCTTCCCCGGTGGCCGCACGTAGTTCGTCGGCGCTGCCGGATGCCACCACCGTGCCCTTGGCGACGATGACGATGCGATCGCACAGCGCCGCCACCTCCTGCATGATGTGGCTGGAGAAGATCACGCAGCGCCCTTCGGCACGCAGTTGCTGCAGGAATCCACGCATGGCGCGCGTGGTCATCACGTCCAGGCCGTTGGTGGGCTCATCCAGAATCACGTTGCGCGGGTCGTGCACCAGCGCCCGCGCAATCGCGGTCTTGGTGCGCTGGCCCTGGCTGAAGCCTTCGGTCTGGCGGTCGAGAATGTCGCCCATGTCCAGCGCGCCGGCCAGCAGCTGGGTGCGCTGCGCGATCTGCGCACGCGTCATGCCATGCAGCTCGCCGAAGTAGGCGATGTTCTCGCGCGCGGTCAGCCGCTTGTACACGCCGCGCGCATCCGGCAGCACGCCTAGCGCGCGGCGTACCGTCACCGGGTCGAGCGCGGCATCCACGCCATCGACGGCGACGCGCCCCTGGTCAGGCGACATCAACGTGTACAGCATGCGCAAGGTGGTGGTCTTGCCGGCACCGTTGGGCCCGAGCAGGCCGGTGATTTGGCCATCTTCTGCGCTGAAACTGACCCCGTCCACCGCCTTCACCACGCCGGTCTTGGTCTTGAACGACTTGTGCAGATTCTCGACGACGATCATGCGTGCGCCTCCGTGGCGTGGTCGATGCGGCTCATGGTTCCCATCCGTTGAACGAGGTGAAGGCGGGGACGGCGGAAAGATCGGCCACGCAGTGCGTGTCCAGTGCACGTGCGTCGGTGCTTTCCAGGAACTGGGCCATCAGCTTGGGCATGCAGCCCAGTGCCATGACGCTGTGGCCCTGGCCGGGCGCCACCAGATGCCGGCCGTTCGGCAAGCCCTTGAGCACCACCTCGGCATAGCGGGGCGGCGTCACCGGATCCAGCTGACCGGACAGCAGCAGCGCCGGCACCTGCGAGCGCAGCGGCGCGGTGAAGTCGGCGGCGCGCTTGCCGGTAGGCCACACCGGGCAGGCGGCAAACACGCTGCGCGGCACTTCCTCGCCCAGCAACAGCGCCTGGTGCGCCGGACCCGGACGATAGCGATCCGCGTCTTCTGCGCACACCACCGACCATTGCATCGGCTGGTTGATCTGCATGTCCATGTGCGACAGCGCCATCAACGGCGCGTAGCGCCCGGCGGCCGCTTCATCCAGCACCAGCGGCAGCAATGCCGCGCTTTGTGGCGCATAGGAGAACATGAACGCCAACCCGATCACCGCATCGGCCGTCACCCGATCGCGCTTGACCGCATTGGTCCGCAGATCGCGGTAGTCCACCTCCGGCGACTCCTTGCGCAGCCGCTCCATGATGCTACGCAGCTGCGCGCGCACATCGGTGGGAAAGCGCGCGCGGCATGCCGGATTGGAACGGCACTGCTCGGCCTGCAGCGTGAGTGCGTCTTCGAAGGTGCGTGCGAACTCGCCACTGATGACCAGGTCGCTGGGGGCCACGCCATCGAGCACGATCGCCCGCGTATGCGCGGGATAACGCCTGGCGTAGTGCTGCGCAACGCGCGTGCCGTAGGACACGCCGACCAGATCGATCTGCGGCACACCCAAGGCCGCCCTGACCGCATCCAGATCGCCGACCGCTTCGGCGGTGGTGTAGTAGCGTGGATCGGCGTACGCGCTCAGCGCCAGCGCACACTGGCGCACATAGGCCAGCATCGCCTCCGGGTTGGAGGAGATCTGCGCCTGCAGCGGCGTGCCATCGGGGTGGTCGCAGCGCAATGGATGCGAGCCGCCGGTACCGCGTTGATCGACCAAAATGATGTCGCGCGTCTTGCGCACTTCACGCAACGCAGCTGCAGCGATGGCCGATACCTCGGTTGCCGATTGCCCTGGCCCGCCGGCAATGAAGAACACCGGGTCCTGCGTCGTTCCACCACCGGCATCGCTTTCCAGCCATGCGATCTTCAGCGCGATCTGCCGCCCCTTCGGCGCGGCCGGATTTTCCGCGACCTGCAATTGCGCGCATTGCGCCTCGATGTTGCCCGCAGCGCTGCCGGAGCTGAGCGTGCACGGTACGAACTGCAGGCGGCCGTACTGATTGCCGGTGGCAGTCGGCGTGGTCGCGCTGCGCGGTTGCGTCGTGCCGGGTGCAGATGCATCGGTACTGCCACCGGCGGGCGCCTGCGCGCGCTGGCATCCGGCAGCCAGCATCGCGGCCAGTACCGGCGCGGCCAGCGTAAGTTGTCTTCCCATTCCACCTCTCCTAGTGCCTGTTCCCCGACGGTGCTGCCGGCCGCGTGTGACCGCTGCAGCTACTGACCTTCTTCATACAGAAACACCTGCTCGATCGGCTCGCCAAACAGGCGCGCGATGCGGAACGCCAATGGCAGGCTGGGATCGTACTTGCCGGTTTCCAGCGCGTTGATGGTCTGCCGCGAGACGCCCAGCTGTTCGGCCAGTTCGCCTTGCGACCAACCATTGGACTCGCGCAACGCACGCACGCGGCTGTTCATTGATAACGGCGCGTGTTGATGGCCTTGGTGAATCCATCGGTCATGCACAGCGCCGGAAACACCCAGATCATCGCGGCCGCTGCCGGCACCGCGATCAAGTGCGCCGATTGCAGGAAACCGGCGGTCATATAGGTCATGCCGACCAGGCCGGCCGCAATGGCAATCGACTCCAACTCGATGCGGCGTTGCATTTCATCCGAATCGCGCACGAAACGCGCCACCGCGCGGATCATCAGCATCAACAGCAGCGCGGGCAGCAGCGCAATCAGCACACGCATCGCGTTGGTCGCCACACTGGCCAGCAAGTACCTCCAGCACAGCATCACCGCGACATAGCCCAGCATCGGTGGCGCAAACCCGTTGCGGTAGCGGCGCACCAGCGCAGGCGGCGCGCTGTCGCGCAGACTGCCGCGCCCCACGTACAGCATCAGGGCCACCAGCAAACCGCTGATGCCGCAGCCGATCAGCAGACCCTGGGTGTAGTCGCTCATCTGCCACGGCAACCGACGCCGCACAGACCCCAGCAGGATCAGCACGACACCGACGACCTGCAGCGCACGGACCGCCACCGTCTTTGCGCTCATCGTGCAGCTCCCAACACACTGGCCGCCCTGCACTGCGAGGCCGGCTGTCGCATGGCCGCGCCCAAGCGGGGCCGCAGCGTCGCAGCGCTGCAATCGTGCGCGCGTGCAGACGATCGGTTCCGGTCGTTGTTCACCCCACACCCCTGTGTCAAGTCCCCTTGACACTCAGAGTGCGCGCCGCTGACAACCATGTCAAGCGTCCTTTACATGTGCTTCGGGTGTACCGAAGTCGTGGAGAGCAACGCCGACGCCTTGCAGCCCGGGGCAGGCAGCGAGCGCGTGACGCCAGGTGGCGCTTGCGTTGCATGGCATCCGCATCAACGACACGGCACTTCACCGCACAGGCCAACGAGATGTCTGCCAACGGACGCTACCGTGTTGGCTGCCCCGCTTGAAAGGCGCACAAACGCCCGATGGCGCCCACACGGATTCCGCTACGCTTGACCACCTCGCAACGGCAACCACACGGCAGTTGTGTGCGCTCGACGCGCATGCAGACCGCTCTGGTCGCTGCACCCGCTACCAGGACAGACGATGCGGTTGAACACCTTGCTTGCGATGACACTGGCCTGCGGCATGGCGTTGCCGGCCCTGGCACGTGACGCTTCACCGCGCACGATCGATCTGGATCTCTCCACTGCCGCCAAGCCGGTGGATCGTTTCTATGATCTGTCGGTCGGCTCGGATTTCCCAGGCACGCTGATCCGCCCCGACACCCAGGCGCATCTGGTGCCCGCGGTGCAGGAGCTGGGGTTTCGCTACATCCGCTTCCATGACGTCTTTCACGACGCGCTCGGCACGGTGAAGGAGGTCGATGGCAAGCTTGTCTATGACTGGACCAAGCTGGACCAGCTCTACGATGCGCTGCTGGCCAAGCGCATTCGCCCGTTCGTCGAACTGGGCTTCACACCGAATGCGATGAAGACCTCCGAACAGACCTTGTTCTACTGGAAGGGCAACACCTCGCATCCGGATCCGGCCAAGTGGACGCAGTTGATCAATGCCTTCATCCAGCACATCCGTGCGCGCTACGGCGCCGACGAAGTTCGGCAATGGTATTTCGAGGTCTGGAACGAGCCGAACCTGAAGGATTTCTGGGAGAACGCCGACCAGCAGGCCTATTTCGATCTGTATGCGAACACCGCGCGCACCATCAAGGCGATCGATCCGCAGCTGCGCGTCGGCGGCCCATCGACGGCGGGTGCCGCCTGGGTGCCGGAGTTGCTGGCCTTTGTTGCGAAGAACAAGCTGCCGATCGATTTCGTCACCACGCATACCTATGGCGTGGATGGCGGGTTTCTCGATGAAAACGGCAAGCAGGACACCAAGCTGTCCGCATCGCCGGACGCCATCGTCGGCGATGTGCGCCGGGTGCGCGCGCAGATCCAGGCCTCGCCGTTTCCGGACCTGCCGCTGTACTTCACCGAGTGGAGCAGCAGCTATACGCCGCGCGATTTCGTCCACGACAGTTACATCAGCGCGCCGTACATCCTGACCAAGCTCAAGCAGGTGCAAGGCCTGGTGCAGGGCATGAATTACTGGACCTATACCGATCTGTTCGAAGAACCCGGCCCGCCGCCGACGCCCTTCCACGGTGGATTCGGGCTGATGAACCGCGAAGGCATTCGGAAGCCGGCCTGGTTTGCCTACAAGTACTTGAACGCGCTGAGCGGCCGCGCCATTCCGCTGTCCGATGCGCATGCACTGGCCGCGGTGGATGGAAAGCGCATTGCCGCGCTGGTGTGGGATTGGCAGCAGCCGGTGCAGGCGGTGAGCAATACGCCGTTCTATACCAAGCTGGTGGCGGCCACCGACAGCGCGCCACTGCGGCTGCGCATGACCCAGGTGCCGGCCGGCGAGTACCGCCTGCAGGTGCGCAAGACCGGCTACCGGCGCAACGACCCGCTGTCGCTGTACATCGACATGGGCATGCCCAAGGACCTGGCGCCGCGTCAGTTGACGCAGCTGCAGCAGGCCACGCGCGATGCCCCCGAGCAGGATCGCCGCGTGCGCGTGGGCGCCGACGGCGTGGTCGAGATCAACGTGCCGATGCGCAGCAACGATGTGGTGCTGCTGACGCTGGAGCCGGCGGC
The window above is part of the Xanthomonas cassavae CFBP 4642 genome. Proteins encoded here:
- a CDS encoding cupin-like domain-containing protein, which translates into the protein MPAEPRAIDERHGLDAQQLDPALLRSPTPLVLRGLVGDWPLARAGAQSAQAAAAYLRGFDRGEAVVAQVGPPEIGGRFFYNADLSGFNFRPERVPLGVVLDTLLRDLDSAQPPAIYVGSTTLDTYLPGLRAANPIALGQAAPLGSIWIGNRTRIAAHQDLPDNLACVVAGRRRFTLFPPDQLTNLYIGPLDLTPAGQPISLVDIAAPDLQRFPRYAQALEHAVVAELEPGDALFIPSMWWHHVQALDGFNVLVNFWWRQSPAYMDSPMNALMLALLTVRDLPPEQRATWQEVFRHYVFEPDAHTAAHVPEAARGVLAPMDDTRARTLRARLLQRLNR
- a CDS encoding tryptophan halogenase family protein; translated protein: MDPAAASDPRQRPVRRVVIAGGGTAGWMAAAALSKLLGRQLQITLVESDEIGTVGVGEATIPSLVTFHRLLEIDEAAFMAATQATFKLGIAFEHWRDVDRHYIHSFGHTGTDHWSAGFHHFWLKGQQRGVARDFGDYCLELRATQEGRFAHLPSGGMNYAYHLDAGLYARFLRRFSEGLGVQRIEGRIGQVETDPESGFLTALTLQNGARVEGDLFIDCTGFAGLLIGKTLGVGSEDWSQWLFADSALAVQTESVGPPVTYTRARADQSGWMWRIPLQHRVGNGIVYSSRYTDQDSARAVLERNLQGRALTEPRALRFTPNQRHRVWEKNCVALGLASGFLEPIESTNIHLIQRGIVRLLQTFPQVIHPVDIAEYNRQATEEIAHIRDFVILHYHATDRRDTPFWRDCAAMDIPDSLRHRIALFREGGRVFHRANELFAENSWVQVMLGQGITPRQHHPVADLMGDAELSHFLEGIRQRVDATVTRLPPHADFLRHHCPAAPLPAPPARLPADAALAPPAR
- a CDS encoding energy transducer TonB, encoding MLDLTQGRMARRIAPVILLVGLAACSKQEDKAATTTPAAGTTPTTQAPTPATAVSPQVQSMATDQLRESATKALQDNRMYAPAGDNAVEYYLALREKQPQDATVNSALTDLLPYTLIAAEQGISREEFPEAQRLIALIEKVDPKAPALPRLKSGLETGMKTAASRSEQDAEQAKKLVEDKAKQAAEQKRLAEQQSREAAAAQQIAAQQDAARQQAAEAERQAAAKRPAEPATPTPAAPRPTPAAAAAAPAAQSLRPISTPAPRYPPEALRAGTSGEVLVELTVGTDGSITASRVLRANPPRVFDREALNAVKRWRFEPVAAPVTTRRTLSFNPGG
- a CDS encoding ABC transporter permease, whose product is MSKTSPLATLWTVLRKELRDISRDRRTLALALLLSPLLYPILILGMGALSESRVRTQIDKPLDIPTLGREHAPNLVRFLAAQGLNAVAPPADMTAAIRNQDVDVALRISDSYAQDWREGRPALVEIIKDSTRREADVPSMRLQAALSAYSQQVGALRLLARGIDAQVGRPLEVAAQDLATADAKRGQVMAMLLPVLLVITSFLGGASLILDATAGERERQSLEPLLATPAPRGAIVSGKIAAACVIGMVSLLLTLLAFKLSAQLSTSNLGRQLNVGFVPMLQMLFILVPMLFVGTSLLTYLAAAAKSMKEAQAHMTWLLLLPMLPGYALMAYPLKTQLWHFAVPFLAQNQMLLKVIRHETISAQTWAVYLLAGFGVAAVLWYAAVRRYHQERLAISG
- a CDS encoding ATP-binding cassette domain-containing protein, which gives rise to MIVVENLHKSFKTKTGVVKAVDGVSFSAEDGQITGLLGPNGAGKTTTLRMLYTLMSPDQGRVAVDGVDAALDPVTVRRALGVLPDARGVYKRLTARENIAYFGELHGMTRAQIAQRTQLLAGALDMGDILDRQTEGFSQGQRTKTAIARALVHDPRNVILDEPTNGLDVMTTRAMRGFLQQLRAEGRCVIFSSHIMQEVAALCDRIVIVAKGTVVASGSADELRAATGEDNLEDAFVKAIGSEEGLHA
- a CDS encoding alpha/beta hydrolase translates to MGRQLTLAAPVLAAMLAAGCQRAQAPAGGSTDASAPGTTQPRSATTPTATGNQYGRLQFVPCTLSSGSAAGNIEAQCAQLQVAENPAAPKGRQIALKIAWLESDAGGGTTQDPVFFIAGGPGQSATEVSAIAAAALREVRKTRDIILVDQRGTGGSHPLRCDHPDGTPLQAQISSNPEAMLAYVRQCALALSAYADPRYYTTAEAVGDLDAVRAALGVPQIDLVGVSYGTRVAQHYARRYPAHTRAIVLDGVAPSDLVISGEFARTFEDALTLQAEQCRSNPACRARFPTDVRAQLRSIMERLRKESPEVDYRDLRTNAVKRDRVTADAVIGLAFMFSYAPQSAALLPLVLDEAAAGRYAPLMALSHMDMQINQPMQWSVVCAEDADRYRPGPAHQALLLGEEVPRSVFAACPVWPTGKRAADFTAPLRSQVPALLLSGQLDPVTPPRYAEVVLKGLPNGRHLVAPGQGHSVMALGCMPKLMAQFLESTDARALDTHCVADLSAVPAFTSFNGWEP
- a CDS encoding helix-turn-helix transcriptional regulator, whose product is MNSRVRALRESNGWSQGELAEQLGVSRQTINALETGKYDPSLPLAFRIARLFGEPIEQVFLYEEGQ
- a CDS encoding GH39 family glycosyl hydrolase: MRLNTLLAMTLACGMALPALARDASPRTIDLDLSTAAKPVDRFYDLSVGSDFPGTLIRPDTQAHLVPAVQELGFRYIRFHDVFHDALGTVKEVDGKLVYDWTKLDQLYDALLAKRIRPFVELGFTPNAMKTSEQTLFYWKGNTSHPDPAKWTQLINAFIQHIRARYGADEVRQWYFEVWNEPNLKDFWENADQQAYFDLYANTARTIKAIDPQLRVGGPSTAGAAWVPELLAFVAKNKLPIDFVTTHTYGVDGGFLDENGKQDTKLSASPDAIVGDVRRVRAQIQASPFPDLPLYFTEWSSSYTPRDFVHDSYISAPYILTKLKQVQGLVQGMNYWTYTDLFEEPGPPPTPFHGGFGLMNREGIRKPAWFAYKYLNALSGRAIPLSDAHALAAVDGKRIAALVWDWQQPVQAVSNTPFYTKLVAATDSAPLRLRMTQVPAGEYRLQVRKTGYRRNDPLSLYIDMGMPKDLAPRQLTQLQQATRDAPEQDRRVRVGADGVVEINVPMRSNDVVLLTLEPAAR